A genomic window from Winogradskyella sp. J14-2 includes:
- a CDS encoding DUF3341 domain-containing protein, with product MEASKVIHAIYTDDDVLMSAVKKVKAQKHHIEEIYTPFPVHGLDKAMGLAPTRIAITSFLYGCVGLTVAIVMMNFIMIKDWPQDIGGKPSFSYLENMPAFVPIMFELTVFFAAHLMVITFYLRSRMWPFKKAENPDPRTTDDHFLMEVAIHNNESELTSLLKDTGAVEINIVDKDEDAH from the coding sequence ATGGAAGCTTCAAAAGTAATTCATGCTATTTATACAGATGATGATGTATTAATGTCTGCCGTAAAAAAGGTAAAGGCACAGAAACATCACATCGAAGAAATATATACACCTTTTCCGGTTCATGGACTAGATAAGGCAATGGGATTAGCCCCAACACGTATTGCTATAACATCATTTTTATATGGATGTGTTGGTTTAACAGTCGCCATTGTAATGATGAATTTTATAATGATTAAAGATTGGCCACAAGACATTGGTGGTAAACCAAGTTTTAGTTATTTAGAAAATATGCCAGCATTTGTGCCAATTATGTTTGAGCTAACCGTATTTTTTGCAGCTCACTTAATGGTAATTACGTTCTATTTAAGAAGTAGAATGTGGCCATTTAAAAAAGCTGAAAACCCTGATCCGAGAACCACAGACGATCATTTCTTAATGGAGGTTGCTATACACAATAATGAAAGCGAATTAACCTCATTATTAAAAGATACTGGCGCTGTTGAAATTAATATTGTAGATAAAGACGAAGATGCACATTAA
- a CDS encoding cbb3-type cytochrome c oxidase subunit I, which translates to MSATVDTHNHDDHDVHHHKETFVTKYIFSQDHKMIAKQYLITGVIVMGIIGILMSLMIRMQIAWPEQPNAVFEALLGKWAPEGVMDADIYLALVTIHGTLMVFFVLTAGLSGTFSNLLIPLQIGARDMASGFLNMVSYWLFFISCVVMILSFFVEMGPAAAGWTIYPPLSALPMAQPGSGTGMTMWLVSMAIFIASSLLGSLNYIVTVLNLRTKGMSMTRLPLTIWAFFITAVIGVISFPVLLSAALLLIMDRSFGTSFFLSDIFIQGEVLHYQGGSPVLYEHLFWFLGHPEVYIVLLPALGITSEIIATNSRKPIFGYRAMILSILAIAFLSTIVWGHHMFVSGMNPFLGSVFTFTTLLIAIPSAVKAFNYITTLWKGNLQMNPAMLFSIGLVSTFITGGLTGIILGDSALDINVHDTYFVVAHFHLVMGISALYGVFAGVYHWFPKMFGRMMNKNLGYIHFWITAVCAYGVFFPMHFIGMAGLPRRYYTNSNFPLFDDTADTQVVITVFALIAGLAQIVFLYNFISSIFYGKKAEQNPWRSTTLEWTTPVEHMHGNWPGEIPHVHRWPYDYSKPGHDEDFVPQTVPMKEGEEELHH; encoded by the coding sequence ATGTCAGCAACAGTAGATACACACAATCACGACGATCACGACGTACATCATCATAAAGAAACTTTCGTGACGAAATACATTTTCAGTCAGGATCACAAAATGATTGCCAAGCAATATTTAATTACTGGAGTTATTGTTATGGGTATCATAGGTATTTTAATGTCACTAATGATACGCATGCAAATTGCATGGCCAGAGCAACCAAATGCTGTTTTTGAGGCATTATTAGGTAAGTGGGCACCTGAAGGCGTAATGGATGCAGATATTTATTTAGCATTGGTAACCATACACGGTACTTTAATGGTATTCTTTGTTTTAACAGCTGGTTTGAGTGGTACCTTTAGTAACCTTTTAATCCCCCTTCAGATTGGTGCAAGAGACATGGCATCAGGATTTTTAAATATGGTATCTTATTGGTTATTCTTCATTTCCTGTGTTGTTATGATTTTGTCCTTTTTTGTTGAAATGGGACCTGCAGCAGCTGGTTGGACAATTTATCCACCACTGAGTGCTTTACCTATGGCACAGCCAGGATCTGGTACTGGTATGACAATGTGGTTAGTGTCAATGGCCATATTTATTGCCTCATCTTTACTAGGATCGTTAAATTATATAGTTACCGTTCTTAACCTAAGAACAAAAGGTATGTCAATGACAAGACTACCGTTAACAATTTGGGCGTTTTTCATTACAGCAGTAATTGGTGTAATTTCATTTCCAGTTCTTTTGTCTGCAGCTTTACTTTTAATAATGGACAGAAGTTTTGGTACATCATTTTTCTTATCAGATATTTTCATTCAAGGTGAAGTGTTACATTACCAAGGTGGTTCACCAGTTTTATATGAGCACCTATTTTGGTTTCTAGGTCACCCAGAGGTATATATTGTCTTACTACCAGCATTAGGTATTACATCAGAGATAATTGCTACAAACTCAAGAAAACCCATTTTTGGATATAGAGCTATGATTCTCTCTATATTAGCTATAGCATTTTTATCTACAATAGTTTGGGGTCATCATATGTTTGTATCTGGTATGAATCCTTTCTTAGGTTCTGTATTTACATTCACCACGCTATTAATCGCTATACCATCTGCGGTAAAAGCGTTCAATTACATCACTACGCTCTGGAAAGGTAATCTACAAATGAATCCTGCTATGCTGTTTTCAATAGGGTTAGTATCTACATTTATAACAGGTGGTTTAACAGGTATAATTTTAGGTGATAGTGCTTTAGATATAAACGTGCACGACACCTATTTTGTTGTAGCACACTTCCACTTAGTAATGGGTATTTCAGCACTATATGGAGTATTTGCTGGTGTTTATCACTGGTTTCCCAAAATGTTTGGTCGTATGATGAATAAGAACCTTGGTTATATTCATTTCTGGATTACGGCGGTTTGTGCATACGGTGTGTTTTTCCCAATGCATTTTATTGGGATGGCCGGTTTACCAAGACGTTACTACACAAACTCTAACTTCCCATTGTTTGATGACACGGCTGATACACAAGTGGTAATTACCGTATTTGCACTAATTGCAGGTCTTGCACAGATCGTATTCTTATATAATTTTATAAGCAGTATTTTCTACGGAAAAAAAGCAGAGCAAAACCCATGGAGGTCAACAACATTAGAATGGACAACTCCTGTAGAACATATGCACGGCAACTGGCCAGGTGAAATACCGCATGTACACCGTTGGCCTTACGATTACAGTAAGCCAGGTCACGATGAAGACTTTGTGCCTCAAACAGTACCAATGAAAGAAGGTGAAGAAGAATTGCATCACTAA
- the queG gene encoding tRNA epoxyqueuosine(34) reductase QueG — protein MLNNKSKYTQLIKTEAKRLGFLSCGISRAEFLEEEAPRLESWLNKNMHGEMRYMENHFDKRLDPTLLVEGSKSVVSLLLNYYPNQEQTANSYKLSKYAYGKDYHFVIKDKLKLLLTFIQEEIGEVYGRAFVDSAPVLDKAWAAKSGLGWIGKHSNLLTQKVGSFYFIAELIIDLELDYDTPVTDHCGTCTACIDACPTEAITEPYVVDGSKCISYFTIELKDNLPTEMKGKFNDWMFGCDICQDVCPWNRFSKSHNEPLFNAHPDILSMTKKDWDEITEDTFKKVFKASAVKRTKYSGLKRNIEFLKD, from the coding sequence ATGCTAAACAACAAATCTAAATATACTCAACTCATAAAGACCGAAGCAAAACGCCTCGGTTTTTTGTCTTGCGGAATTAGTAGAGCTGAGTTTTTAGAGGAAGAAGCACCAAGGTTAGAATCTTGGTTAAATAAAAATATGCACGGTGAAATGCGTTATATGGAGAACCATTTCGATAAACGCTTAGACCCAACGCTACTTGTTGAAGGCTCAAAAAGTGTAGTGTCTTTACTGTTAAATTATTATCCAAACCAAGAGCAAACAGCTAATAGCTATAAGCTATCAAAATATGCCTATGGCAAAGATTATCATTTCGTCATTAAGGATAAACTCAAGTTGTTGCTGACTTTTATTCAAGAAGAAATAGGTGAAGTTTATGGACGAGCATTTGTGGATTCTGCACCAGTTTTAGATAAAGCTTGGGCTGCAAAATCTGGTTTAGGATGGATAGGAAAACATTCAAATTTATTAACCCAAAAAGTGGGTTCGTTTTATTTTATTGCTGAACTTATTATAGACCTAGAATTAGATTACGATACGCCTGTTACAGATCATTGTGGTACTTGTACAGCATGCATAGACGCCTGCCCAACCGAGGCTATAACAGAACCCTATGTTGTGGACGGAAGTAAATGCATCTCATATTTTACAATTGAATTAAAGGACAACTTACCAACAGAAATGAAAGGTAAGTTTAATGACTGGATGTTTGGCTGCGATATTTGTCAAGATGTTTGCCCATGGAATAGGTTTTCAAAATCTCACAATGAGCCCTTATTTAATGCACACCCAGATATATTGTCAATGACAAAAAAAGACTGGGATGAAATAACCGAAGATACGTTTAAAAAAGTGTTTAAGGCTTCAGCCGTAAAACGAACAAAATATTCAGGATTAAAGCGGAACATTGAATTTTTAAAAGATTAA
- the nrfD gene encoding NrfD/PsrC family molybdoenzyme membrane anchor subunit, which produces MASHYEAPIRRPLVTGEKSYHDVTVDVARPVEGKANKAWWIVFGISLVAFLWGIGCIIYTVATGIGVWGLNKTVNWAWDITNFVWWVGIGHAGTLISAVLLLFRQKWRMAINRSAEAMTIFSVVQAGLFPIIHMGRPWLAYWVLPIPNQFGSLWVNFNSPLLWDVFAISTYLSVSLVFWWTGLLPDFAMIRDRAVRPFQKKIYSLISFGWSGRAKDWQRFEEVSLVLAGLATPLVLSVHTIVSFDFATSVIPGWHTTIFPPYFVAGAIFSGFAMVNTLLIIMRKVCNLEDYITVQHIELMNIVIMITGSIVGVAYITELFIAWYSGVEYEQYAFLNRATGPYWWAYWAMMTCNVFSPQFMWFKKLRTSIMFSFFISIVVNIGMWFERFVIIVTSLHRDYLPSSWTMFSPTFVDIGIFIGTIGFFFVLFLLYSRTFPVIAQAEVKTILKSSGERYKNIRERGESLVGTGADPRTSRPVQVVSVSSEDPIPAIENAEMVNNLLGSIGSFDATKDTADDLKKINGVGPKMEEVLNSIGIYTFLQVGKMTKTEYDLLDSITGSFPGRAERDDWAGQAKNLLNN; this is translated from the coding sequence ATGGCGTCTCATTACGAAGCACCTATTAGAAGACCTTTAGTTACCGGAGAAAAATCGTATCACGATGTTACTGTAGATGTAGCAAGACCGGTAGAAGGCAAAGCAAACAAAGCTTGGTGGATAGTTTTCGGCATTTCTTTGGTTGCATTCCTTTGGGGAATAGGTTGTATTATTTATACCGTAGCAACTGGTATTGGAGTTTGGGGTCTTAACAAGACTGTAAACTGGGCTTGGGATATTACTAACTTTGTTTGGTGGGTAGGTATTGGTCACGCAGGAACTCTAATTTCTGCTGTACTGTTACTTTTCCGTCAAAAATGGAGAATGGCAATTAACCGTTCTGCAGAAGCAATGACGATCTTTTCGGTTGTTCAAGCAGGTTTGTTTCCAATTATTCATATGGGTCGTCCATGGTTGGCGTACTGGGTATTACCTATACCAAACCAATTTGGTTCATTATGGGTAAATTTTAACTCACCATTACTTTGGGATGTATTCGCAATTTCTACATATTTATCTGTTTCGTTGGTATTCTGGTGGACAGGTTTATTACCAGATTTTGCTATGATTAGAGATAGAGCTGTTAGGCCTTTCCAAAAGAAAATATATTCATTAATCAGTTTTGGTTGGTCTGGTAGAGCAAAAGATTGGCAACGTTTTGAGGAAGTATCTTTAGTGCTTGCCGGTTTGGCTACGCCATTAGTACTTTCTGTACACACTATTGTATCGTTTGACTTCGCGACTTCCGTAATTCCAGGTTGGCATACTACTATATTTCCACCCTATTTCGTTGCAGGTGCAATTTTCTCAGGATTCGCTATGGTAAATACGCTTCTTATTATTATGAGAAAAGTTTGTAATCTAGAAGATTATATCACGGTTCAGCATATTGAATTAATGAACATAGTCATTATGATTACAGGTTCTATTGTTGGTGTAGCATATATTACAGAGTTGTTTATTGCGTGGTACTCTGGTGTAGAGTATGAGCAATATGCGTTCTTAAACAGAGCAACTGGTCCTTACTGGTGGGCATATTGGGCTATGATGACGTGTAACGTTTTCTCCCCACAGTTTATGTGGTTCAAAAAATTAAGAACAAGTATTATGTTCTCATTCTTCATTTCTATTGTTGTAAATATTGGTATGTGGTTTGAGCGCTTTGTAATTATCGTTACATCATTACATAGAGATTATTTACCATCATCATGGACAATGTTCTCTCCAACATTTGTAGATATAGGAATTTTTATTGGAACAATTGGTTTTTTCTTTGTTCTATTCTTATTGTATTCACGTACATTTCCAGTAATAGCTCAAGCAGAAGTAAAAACCATTTTGAAATCCTCTGGTGAGCGTTACAAAAACATAAGAGAAAGAGGTGAAAGCTTGGTTGGAACAGGTGCTGATCCAAGAACATCTAGACCTGTTCAAGTTGTATCAGTATCATCAGAAGATCCTATTCCCGCAATAGAAAATGCAGAAATGGTAAACAATCTTCTTGGATCAATTGGTTCTTTTGATGCCACAAAAGATACAGCAGATGACCTAAAGAAAATCAACGGCGTGGGTCCTAAAATGGAAGAAGTGCTCAATAGCATAGGTATTTATACCTTCTTACAGGTAGGTAAGATGACAAAAACAGAATACGACTTGTTAGACTCAATCACAGGTTCTTTCCCAGGAAGAGCTGAGCGCGACGACTGGGCAGGGCAAGCCAAAAATTTATTAAATAACTAA
- a CDS encoding cytochrome c oxidase subunit II has translation MTGLLTIIIVLFVAVAIWQLIKIFDLAQVGASNTQVADDKDNKLNGYLMMGFLAFIYIITILCFWYLGDLPLMSNSASEHGPGIDNLMAISMVVIFIVQTVTQFLLHYFAFKYKGEKGKKALFYADNNTLEAIWTGIPVIVLAGLIIYGLFTWNDIMNVDDQEDPLIVELYAQQFNWKARYGGEDNVLGKANVRLIDLDRANILGVDEDDPNAQDDVIVTELHLPVNRPVLFKMRSQDVLHSAYMPHFRAQMNCVPGMVTQFGFTPTVTTAEMRETEDMKEKVLNINKIRTEKSKELTANGEEALDPYEFDYLLICNKICGKSHYNMQMKIIVETEEEYNAWMAEQTTFAKSLN, from the coding sequence ATGACTGGTTTATTAACGATTATAATTGTACTCTTTGTAGCTGTTGCAATATGGCAATTGATAAAGATTTTTGACTTGGCTCAAGTAGGCGCAAGCAATACTCAAGTAGCTGATGATAAAGACAACAAATTGAATGGTTACTTAATGATGGGCTTTTTGGCCTTTATATATATCATTACTATTCTATGTTTTTGGTATTTAGGTGATTTACCATTAATGTCCAACTCAGCGTCAGAGCATGGCCCTGGTATCGATAATCTTATGGCAATCTCTATGGTGGTTATTTTTATTGTTCAAACTGTAACGCAGTTTTTACTACACTATTTCGCTTTTAAATATAAAGGTGAAAAAGGTAAAAAAGCCCTGTTTTATGCAGATAACAATACTTTAGAAGCTATATGGACGGGTATTCCTGTAATTGTTCTAGCAGGTCTAATCATCTATGGATTATTTACATGGAACGATATTATGAATGTAGACGACCAAGAGGATCCGTTAATTGTAGAACTTTATGCACAACAGTTCAACTGGAAAGCAAGATATGGTGGCGAAGACAATGTGTTGGGCAAAGCAAATGTAAGATTAATCGATTTAGACAGAGCTAACATTTTGGGTGTAGACGAAGATGATCCGAATGCTCAAGACGATGTTATTGTTACAGAACTGCATTTACCTGTAAATAGACCTGTATTATTCAAAATGCGTTCTCAAGACGTACTACATTCAGCCTATATGCCTCATTTTAGAGCGCAAATGAATTGTGTACCTGGAATGGTAACTCAATTTGGTTTCACTCCGACTGTAACAACAGCCGAAATGCGTGAAACCGAAGATATGAAAGAAAAAGTTCTAAACATTAATAAAATAAGAACTGAAAAAAGTAAGGAATTAACTGCAAACGGCGAAGAAGCCCTAGACCCTTATGAGTTTGATTACCTTTTAATTTGTAATAAAATCTGTGGTAAATCTCACTACAATATGCAGATGAAGATCATTGTAGAAACAGAAGAAGAGTATAACGCTTGGATGGCCGAGCAGACGACCTTCGCAAAATCATTGAATTAA
- the ruvB gene encoding Holliday junction branch migration DNA helicase RuvB translates to MNENLNPSSDNYSPEELDLEKKLRPLTFEDFTGQDQVLENLLVFVQAANLREEALDHTLFHGPPGLGKTTLAHILANELGVNIKVTSGPVLDKPGDLAGLLTNLEERDVLFIDEIHRLSPIVEEYLYSAMEDYKIDIMIESGPNARTVQINLSPFTLVGATTRSGLLTAPMRARFGISSRLQYYKTDLLTTIVQRSSFILNVPISMEAAIEIAGRSRGTPRIANALLRRVRDFAQIKGNGKIDIEIAKFALEALNVDAHGLDEMDNKILTTIIDKFRGGPVGITTLATAVSESAETIEEVYEPFLIQQGFIMRTPRGREVTEQAYKHLGKIKGSIQGGLF, encoded by the coding sequence ATGAACGAGAATTTAAATCCATCTAGTGATAATTATTCACCAGAAGAACTCGACTTAGAAAAAAAGTTGAGACCTCTAACATTTGAGGATTTCACTGGCCAAGATCAGGTATTGGAAAATTTATTAGTTTTTGTTCAGGCTGCTAATCTAAGAGAAGAAGCACTAGATCATACACTTTTTCATGGGCCTCCCGGCTTAGGAAAAACAACCTTAGCACACATACTAGCAAATGAGCTAGGTGTAAATATAAAAGTAACCTCAGGTCCTGTTTTAGATAAACCAGGTGACCTAGCAGGTCTTCTTACAAACTTAGAGGAAAGAGATGTCTTGTTTATTGATGAAATACATCGATTAAGCCCAATTGTAGAAGAGTATTTATACTCTGCCATGGAGGATTACAAAATAGACATCATGATAGAATCTGGTCCTAACGCTAGGACAGTTCAAATTAATTTAAGCCCTTTTACTTTAGTAGGTGCTACAACACGTTCAGGGCTATTAACAGCTCCAATGAGAGCTCGTTTTGGTATCAGCAGTCGCTTACAATATTATAAAACGGACCTGCTAACCACAATAGTACAGCGAAGCTCATTTATTTTAAATGTACCAATTTCCATGGAAGCAGCTATTGAAATTGCTGGGCGAAGCCGCGGAACACCACGTATTGCCAATGCCTTATTACGTCGCGTAAGAGATTTTGCACAGATAAAGGGAAATGGCAAAATAGATATCGAAATTGCAAAGTTTGCATTAGAAGCTTTAAATGTTGATGCGCACGGTTTAGATGAAATGGATAACAAAATATTAACTACAATTATAGATAAATTTAGAGGTGGTCCTGTAGGCATTACAACCTTAGCTACCGCGGTAAGCGAAAGTGCAGAGACCATTGAAGAGGTATACGAACCCTTTTTAATACAGCAAGGTTTTATAATGCGCACACCACGTGGCCGTGAGGTAACTGAGCAAGCCTACAAACATCTTGGCAAGATTAAAGGCTCAATACAGGGAGGATTATTTTGA
- a CDS encoding c-type cytochrome: MKTSFKYIIVIVILVSFVSCQKNSRPNYQYMPNMYESVGYEAYQESDAFANGIEAQLPANGTIPRGDFMPYEIEDTNEGYEKAKATLRNPLADPIPLDMADSIKVDPNVPRVDYAVGGPLYTIYCVICHGVKGDGKGKLVEREKILGVPSYDDVGRAITTGSIYHVIYYGKNTMGSYANQLNEEERWQVVAYVEKLKADLEK, encoded by the coding sequence ATGAAGACATCATTTAAATATATTATAGTAATTGTTATATTGGTAAGTTTTGTGTCTTGCCAAAAGAATTCCAGACCAAACTATCAATACATGCCTAACATGTATGAGTCGGTTGGCTACGAAGCTTATCAGGAGTCCGATGCATTCGCAAACGGAATAGAAGCGCAGTTACCTGCAAATGGAACCATACCTAGAGGCGATTTTATGCCTTATGAAATTGAAGATACAAACGAAGGTTATGAAAAAGCTAAGGCAACTTTAAGAAACCCATTGGCTGATCCTATCCCTCTTGATATGGCAGATTCTATTAAGGTAGATCCAAACGTGCCTAGAGTAGATTATGCAGTGGGTGGCCCTTTATACACTATCTATTGTGTAATTTGCCACGGTGTTAAAGGTGATGGAAAGGGAAAATTGGTTGAACGCGAAAAGATATTAGGTGTTCCGAGTTATGACGATGTAGGAAGAGCTATTACCACTGGTAGTATTTATCATGTAATTTACTATGGAAAAAACACTATGGGCTCGTATGCTAACCAACTAAACGAAGAAGAGCGTTGGCAAGTTGTTGCATACGTTGAAAAACTTAAGGCAGATTTAGAAAAATAA
- a CDS encoding quinol:cytochrome C oxidoreductase: MEYKISNRLRMGAIIMMVLGLIGVVYGFIDSHSVTEANISEILASEHHDHGDAHATDMHTSGHTNEEHGETVAHTDEHHNDEAHGGLTHHEEHALHQIHNRPYAALYVGAFFFFMIALGVLAFYAIQYAAQAGWSPVLFRVMEGITSYVLPGGLIVLAIAFAADSHLFVWLKEGVTEVGHENYDKLVAGKSGWLNKTGFFIRGLIFLGGWSLYRHFSRKFSIAQDSASDNRNFKKNFRISAAFLVFYIYTESMMAWDWVMSVDPHWFSTLFGWYVFASMFVSGITVIAMITIYLKSKGLLEFVNDSHIHDLAKFMFGISIFWTYLWFSQFMLIWYSNIPEEVTYFVTRIEHYKLPFFGMLAMNFVFPLLLLMNSDYKRINWFVIMTGIVILCGHYLDVFNWIMPATVVGRWFIGMPEIGAILLFGGLFLLIVFTALGKASLFAKGNPFMKESEHFHY, encoded by the coding sequence ATGGAATATAAAATTTCAAATCGATTAAGAATGGGTGCTATTATTATGATGGTACTTGGTTTGATAGGAGTTGTATACGGTTTTATCGATTCACACAGTGTAACAGAAGCCAATATTTCCGAAATCCTAGCATCTGAACACCATGATCATGGTGATGCTCATGCAACTGATATGCACACAAGTGGACATACAAATGAAGAACATGGTGAAACTGTTGCTCATACAGATGAGCACCACAATGATGAGGCTCATGGTGGTTTAACACATCATGAGGAGCATGCTCTTCATCAAATCCATAACAGACCTTACGCGGCACTTTATGTAGGGGCGTTCTTTTTCTTTATGATTGCTTTAGGCGTACTTGCCTTCTACGCCATTCAATATGCAGCGCAAGCAGGCTGGTCACCAGTGTTATTTAGAGTAATGGAAGGTATTACGTCTTATGTTTTACCAGGTGGTTTAATTGTTTTAGCAATTGCGTTTGCAGCAGATAGTCATTTATTTGTTTGGTTGAAAGAAGGCGTTACCGAAGTTGGCCATGAGAACTACGATAAATTAGTGGCAGGTAAATCTGGTTGGTTAAATAAAACAGGTTTCTTTATCAGAGGATTAATTTTCTTAGGCGGATGGTCGCTTTATAGACATTTTTCGAGAAAATTCTCTATCGCTCAAGACAGTGCAAGTGATAACAGAAACTTTAAAAAGAATTTCAGAATCTCAGCTGCGTTCTTGGTATTCTATATTTATACAGAGTCTATGATGGCTTGGGACTGGGTAATGAGCGTAGATCCTCATTGGTTTAGTACTTTGTTCGGATGGTATGTTTTTGCTAGTATGTTTGTAAGTGGTATCACCGTAATAGCTATGATAACAATTTACTTAAAATCCAAAGGGTTATTAGAGTTTGTAAATGATAGTCATATCCATGACTTAGCCAAGTTTATGTTTGGTATCAGCATTTTCTGGACATATTTATGGTTCTCTCAATTCATGCTAATATGGTATTCTAATATTCCTGAAGAGGTAACCTATTTTGTTACCAGAATAGAACATTATAAATTACCATTTTTCGGTATGCTGGCCATGAATTTTGTGTTCCCACTATTACTGTTAATGAACAGTGATTACAAACGTATAAATTGGTTTGTAATTATGACTGGTATTGTGATATTATGTGGACATTATCTAGATGTTTTCAACTGGATTATGCCCGCAACAGTAGTAGGCAGATGGTTTATTGGTATGCCAGAAATTGGCGCTATATTATTATTTGGTGGCTTATTCTTATTGATTGTATTTACAGCTTTAGGTAAGGCATCATTATTTGCAAAAGGAAACCCATTTATGAAGGAAAGTGAACATTTCCATTATTAA